In Nocardioides sp. JQ2195, a genomic segment contains:
- a CDS encoding GNAT family N-acetyltransferase, which yields MSAAATVARTLDEVESLRPIWTSLPVPNIDAHIDYYLAVVRSSPQVLRPHVIHLPREHGDLLVVARLVDQSFPLRLGYRTLGTIRARTLLVSFDGILGVETTEDRRVALDLLREQLRAGEADVLVLQKVEDGCALDLEFRATSSPLWQTTTPSVVRHRLTVPNSLYELLESRPSRSRKRLRREMKLFDRDFKGRWSLKRIDAGGGTDQLTQDIDAVAAHSYQRHLGIGSVDEQVLHALRDLALDRGWLRAWILYMDAAPVAFWWGMLHEGILEPGATGFDPALRSSGVGFFTLMKMLEDTCLDPDVKTVDFGYGEADYKRRFASESSLHSDLLVFAAKPRAMAVRAALLVNGAVVRATTRLLERSGRVRSIRRRWRSLAHGPDAAAEGSAGGR from the coding sequence ATGTCGGCTGCCGCGACCGTGGCACGCACCCTCGACGAGGTGGAGTCCCTCCGCCCGATCTGGACCAGCCTGCCGGTACCCAACATCGATGCCCACATCGACTACTACCTGGCCGTCGTGCGTTCGTCTCCGCAGGTCCTGCGGCCCCATGTGATCCACCTGCCCAGGGAGCACGGCGACCTGTTGGTCGTGGCCCGCCTGGTGGATCAGTCCTTTCCGCTCAGGTTGGGCTACCGGACGCTCGGAACGATCAGGGCGCGGACCCTCCTGGTCTCGTTCGACGGCATCCTCGGTGTCGAGACCACGGAGGATCGCAGGGTCGCGCTCGACCTGCTGCGCGAACAGCTGAGAGCCGGTGAGGCCGACGTGCTCGTGCTTCAGAAGGTCGAGGACGGTTGCGCACTGGACCTCGAGTTCCGGGCCACCTCCTCGCCGCTGTGGCAGACGACGACACCCAGCGTCGTCCGGCACCGTTTGACCGTTCCGAACTCGTTGTACGAGCTGCTCGAGAGCCGCCCATCACGCTCTCGCAAGCGCCTTCGACGCGAGATGAAGCTCTTCGACCGTGACTTCAAGGGTCGCTGGTCCCTCAAGAGGATCGACGCCGGCGGAGGTACCGACCAGCTGACCCAGGACATCGATGCCGTCGCCGCCCACAGCTATCAGCGTCACCTCGGCATCGGCAGCGTCGATGAACAGGTCCTGCACGCCCTCCGTGACCTGGCCCTGGACCGCGGTTGGTTGCGCGCCTGGATCCTCTACATGGATGCAGCACCGGTCGCGTTCTGGTGGGGCATGCTCCACGAAGGCATCCTCGAGCCCGGCGCGACCGGTTTCGATCCTGCTCTCCGGTCGTCGGGTGTCGGCTTCTTCACCCTGATGAAGATGCTCGAGGACACCTGCCTCGACCCGGACGTCAAGACCGTCGACTTCGGCTACGGCGAAGCCGACTACAAGCGACGCTTCGCGTCCGAGTCCAGCCTGCACTCAGACCTGCTCGTGTTTGCTGCCAAGCCGAGAGCGATGGCAGTGAGGGCTGCGCTGTTGGTCAACGGAGCGGTGGTCCGCGCGACCACCCGCCTGCTCGAGCGGTCGGGTCGAGTCCGGTCGATCAGGCGACGCTGGCGCTCGCTCGCGCATGGACCCGACGCTGCCGCCGAAGGGTCAGCCGGTGGTCGATGA